Genomic window (Ailuropoda melanoleuca isolate Jingjing unplaced genomic scaffold, ASM200744v2 unplaced-scaffold8506, whole genome shotgun sequence):
CTCTTCTTCTTGCACTTCATTGGGGCCTCCGAGATGTTCCTGCTCACAGTAATGGCCTTTAACCACTATGCCGCCATCTGCTGCCCTCTCCACTATGCTACTATCATGAATCAACATCTCTGCTGTATCCTGGTGGCTCTCTCCTGGTTGGGGGGCTTTATTCATTCTATAATACAAGTGGCTCTCATTGTTCAACTTCCCTTCTGTGGGCCCAGTGAGTTAGACAGTTACTTCTGTGACATCACACAGGTAGTCCGGATTGCCTGTGCCAATACCTTCCCAGAGGAGTTAGTGATGATTTTTAGCAGTGGTCTGATCTCTGTGGTATGTTTCATTGCTCTCCTAATGTCCTATGCCTCCCTCCTGGCCATGCTGAAGAAACACTCAGGCTCAGGTGAGAGTACCAGCCGGGCCATGTCCACCTGCTATTCCCACATCACCATTGTGGTATTTATGTTTGGACCATCCATCTACATTTATGCTCACCCATTTGACTCTTTTTCCCTAGATAAGGTGGTGTCTGTGTTCCATACTGTGATAATCCCTTTACTTGATCCCATTATCTACACCTTGCGAAATAAGGAAGTAAAAACAGCCA
Coding sequences:
- the LOC117800867 gene encoding olfactory receptor 4M1-like — translated: MEPINYTRVTEFVLTGLSQTREVQVVLFVIFLSFYLFILQGNILIICTIWLDPNLTSPMYFLLTNLAFLDIWYSSIIAPKVLIDFFVERKRISFGGCITHLFFLHFIGASEMFLLTVMAFNHYAAICCPLHYATIMNQHLCCILVALSWLGGFIHSIIQVALIVQLPFCGPSELDSYFCDITQVVRIACANTFPEELVMIFSSGLISVVCFIALLMSYASLLAMLKKHSGSGESTSRAMSTCYSHITIVVFMFGPSIYIYAHPFDSFSLDKVVSVFHTVIIPLLDPIIYTLRNKEVKTAMRKLVNRYILCKEK